One genomic segment of Vibrio mimicus includes these proteins:
- a CDS encoding HamA C-terminal domain-containing protein, whose protein sequence is MRRSLQELLKKTIFLKFRLPHSELDLDPIQLSTVEDEVFECTSDNALSEIIYNSIIEYSFNEFDLQDCELDSLLSVALKTKIKYKEYQTQETKIKYGFYGEVLLYLMLCQFYNSSPLISRGYFYNPLENSETKGYDSYHLIEGEEKIELWFGEVKFRTTLDSGAKSAIEGLEKAFSDGYLEDNILAIVNHRNNLGVKGSKLESVIDSWVKNPTINIIDEVKKYKMKLVYPVFLIYPSDCSDLESQIKKTVKYINDKFSKKSYSLSIDYELFFMLMPVGNVKNIKEEVIAWIDSKKPLLS, encoded by the coding sequence TTGAGAAGATCCCTACAAGAGTTACTAAAAAAAACGATTTTTCTTAAGTTCAGATTACCACACAGTGAGCTTGATTTAGATCCAATCCAGTTAAGCACTGTAGAAGATGAAGTGTTTGAATGTACATCTGACAACGCGCTTTCAGAGATTATATACAATTCAATCATTGAATACTCCTTTAATGAATTCGATTTACAGGATTGTGAATTAGACTCTTTATTAAGTGTCGCTTTGAAAACCAAGATAAAATATAAAGAATATCAGACGCAAGAAACAAAAATAAAGTATGGATTCTATGGTGAAGTATTACTTTACTTGATGTTATGTCAGTTTTACAATTCTTCACCTTTAATTTCAAGAGGTTATTTTTATAACCCATTAGAGAATTCTGAAACAAAAGGCTATGACTCGTATCACTTAATTGAAGGTGAAGAAAAAATAGAGCTATGGTTTGGTGAGGTTAAATTTAGAACTACGCTAGACAGTGGAGCAAAGTCAGCGATAGAGGGGCTAGAGAAAGCATTTTCAGATGGATATTTGGAAGATAATATTTTAGCAATCGTCAACCATAGAAATAACCTTGGGGTAAAAGGCAGTAAATTAGAGTCAGTAATAGATTCTTGGGTCAAAAACCCAACAATAAATATTATTGATGAAGTTAAAAAATACAAAATGAAACTAGTATACCCTGTTTTTTTAATTTACCCATCTGATTGTTCTGATTTGGAAAGTCAAATAAAAAAGACAGTTAAATATATAAACGATAAGTTTTCTAAAAAATCATATAGTTTATCTATTGATTACGAACTGTTTTTTATGCTTATGCCAGTCGGGAATGTTAAAAATATTAAAGAGGAAGTGATAGCGTGGATAGATTCAAAGAAGCCTCTTTTATCATAA
- a CDS encoding O-acetylhomoserine aminocarboxypropyltransferase/cysteine synthase family protein — MKDETLAIHFGYTTDPTTKSVATPIYQTVAYEFDNAQHGADLFNLAVPGNIYTRIMNPTNDVLEKRMAALEGGIGALVVSAGSAAINYAILTLAQAGDNIVSTPQLYGGTYTLFAHMLPSQGIEVRFAKDDRPESLIELIDDKTKAVYCESIGNPAGNIIDLQRLADLAHAKGVPMMVDNTVASPALCKPIHFGADIVVHSLTKYCGGHGTTLGGVIVDSGKFPWAQHKDRFPVFNQPEPSYHGVVYTEAFGDAAFIGRARTVPLRNTGSALSPMNAFMILQGLETLPLRMERHTENALKVAQYLKQHPKVSWVSYAGLEDSPYYALAQKYMGGKPSAILSFGLKDGYEAGVRFYDALQIFKRLVNIGDAKSLACHPASTTHRQMSEEEQFKAGVKPEMIRLSVGIEHIDDILADLEQALNA; from the coding sequence ATGAAAGACGAAACTCTTGCTATCCATTTTGGTTACACCACCGACCCGACCACCAAATCGGTGGCAACTCCGATTTACCAAACGGTCGCTTACGAATTTGATAACGCACAACACGGCGCAGACCTGTTCAACTTGGCCGTACCGGGCAACATTTATACGCGGATCATGAACCCGACCAATGATGTGTTGGAAAAGCGCATGGCCGCCCTCGAAGGCGGAATTGGCGCGTTGGTAGTGAGTGCGGGCAGTGCAGCTATCAACTACGCGATTCTGACGTTGGCGCAAGCGGGCGATAACATTGTTTCCACCCCGCAACTGTATGGCGGCACCTACACCCTGTTTGCGCATATGTTGCCAAGCCAAGGGATTGAAGTGCGCTTCGCCAAGGATGATCGCCCAGAGAGCTTGATTGAGCTTATCGATGACAAGACCAAAGCGGTGTACTGCGAAAGCATTGGCAACCCGGCGGGTAACATCATTGATTTACAACGCCTCGCAGATTTAGCTCACGCCAAAGGTGTGCCCATGATGGTCGATAACACGGTCGCTAGCCCTGCATTGTGCAAACCCATTCACTTTGGTGCGGACATCGTCGTCCACTCGCTGACCAAATATTGTGGCGGACACGGCACCACTTTGGGCGGCGTGATTGTCGATTCAGGTAAGTTCCCGTGGGCGCAACACAAAGACCGCTTCCCGGTATTTAATCAACCAGAACCGTCTTATCACGGCGTGGTGTACACCGAAGCCTTTGGCGATGCTGCCTTTATTGGCCGTGCGCGTACTGTGCCACTGCGCAATACTGGCTCTGCCCTCTCACCCATGAACGCCTTCATGATCCTGCAAGGTTTGGAAACGCTGCCACTACGTATGGAGCGCCACACCGAAAACGCGCTGAAAGTCGCGCAGTACCTCAAGCAGCATCCCAAAGTCAGTTGGGTGAGCTATGCCGGATTGGAAGACTCGCCGTATTACGCGCTGGCGCAAAAATACATGGGCGGTAAACCTTCGGCGATTTTGTCCTTTGGTTTGAAAGACGGTTATGAAGCAGGCGTGCGTTTTTACGATGCGCTGCAAATCTTCAAACGCTTGGTCAATATCGGGGATGCCAAATCGCTCGCTTGCCACCCTGCGTCCACCACTCACCGTCAAATGAGTGAAGAGGAGCAATTCAAAGCGGGCGTGAAACCGGAGATGATCCGCCTTTCAGTCGGGATTGAACACATCGATGACATTCTGGCCGACTTAGAACAAGCGCTGAACGCATAA
- a CDS encoding integrase has translation MGHTDITMVARVESNKKESERIWQELEKVRNQ, from the coding sequence ATGGGCCACACTGATATCACCATGGTCGCAAGGGTTGAGTCGAACAAGAAAGAATCCGAACGGATATGGCAAGAGCTAGAAAAAGTGAGGAATCAATAA
- a CDS encoding glycine C-acetyltransferase: MSSAFYQQIRTQLGEVKAEGLYKSERVITSQQQAAVEISTGEEVLNFCANNYLGLANHPALIEAAKDGMDSHGFGMASVRFICGTQDIHKQLEQKLSQFLGKEDTILYTSCFDANAGLFETLLDKEDAIISDALNHASIIDGVRLCKAMRFRYSNNNMQELEEQLIAADAAGARHKLIVTDGVFSMDGVVANLPAICDLADKYNALVMVDDSHAVGFMGANSRGTHEYHDVIDRIDIITGTLGKAMGGASGGYTSGKKEVIDWLRQRSRPYLFSNSVAPSIVAASLRVLDLLQESGDLRERLWENAAHFRTRMEAAGFTMGGADHAIIPIMLGDAKVAAEFAERALAKGIYVIGFSFPVVPKGQARIRTQMSAAHSREQLDKAIDAFIEVGRDMGLI; this comes from the coding sequence ATGTCTTCTGCTTTTTATCAGCAAATCCGAACTCAGCTTGGGGAAGTGAAAGCTGAAGGGCTTTATAAATCCGAACGTGTGATCACCTCGCAGCAACAAGCGGCGGTCGAGATTTCTACGGGTGAAGAAGTTCTGAACTTCTGCGCCAATAATTACCTTGGCTTAGCCAATCACCCTGCGCTGATTGAAGCGGCGAAAGATGGGATGGACAGCCACGGCTTTGGTATGGCTTCGGTGCGTTTCATCTGTGGTACGCAAGATATCCATAAACAGCTGGAACAGAAACTCTCTCAATTCTTAGGTAAAGAAGACACCATTCTTTACACCTCATGCTTTGATGCTAACGCAGGTTTGTTTGAAACCCTGCTCGATAAAGAAGATGCGATCATCTCTGATGCGCTAAACCACGCTTCAATCATTGATGGTGTGCGCCTGTGTAAAGCGATGCGTTTCCGTTACTCGAACAACAACATGCAAGAGCTAGAAGAGCAACTTATCGCGGCAGATGCTGCCGGCGCTCGTCATAAGCTCATCGTCACGGATGGCGTGTTCTCAATGGATGGCGTAGTGGCTAACTTGCCTGCAATCTGTGACTTGGCGGATAAATACAACGCCTTAGTGATGGTGGATGATTCTCACGCGGTGGGCTTCATGGGCGCGAATAGTCGTGGCACACACGAATACCACGATGTGATTGACCGCATCGACATCATCACCGGTACGCTAGGCAAAGCCATGGGCGGCGCATCCGGCGGTTACACTTCCGGTAAGAAAGAGGTGATTGATTGGCTGCGTCAACGTTCACGTCCATACCTATTCTCTAACTCGGTTGCACCTTCGATTGTTGCGGCGTCACTGCGTGTGTTGGATCTGCTGCAAGAGAGTGGCGATCTGCGTGAGCGCCTATGGGAAAACGCAGCGCACTTTCGTACTCGTATGGAAGCGGCGGGTTTCACCATGGGTGGCGCTGATCACGCCATCATTCCCATCATGCTAGGCGATGCCAAAGTGGCTGCAGAATTTGCGGAACGCGCACTGGCCAAAGGCATTTACGTTATTGGTTTCTCATTCCCGGTTGTACCAAAGGGACAAGCGCGCATTCGTACGCAAATGTCAGCCGCACACAGCCGTGAACAACTGGACAAAGCCATCGACGCCTTCATTGAAGTCGGTCGTGATATGGGACTCATTTAA
- the tdh gene encoding L-threonine 3-dehydrogenase — MKIKALSKLKPEQGIWMNEVDMPELGHNDLLIKIKKTAICGTDVHIYNWDEWSQKTIPVPMVVGHEYVGEVVGIGQEVRGFQIGDRVSGEGHITCGHCRNCRGGRTHLCRNTIGVGVNRTGCFSEYLVIPAFNAFKIPDGISDDLASIFDPFGNAVHTALSFDLVGEDVLITGAGPIGIMAAAVAKHVGARHVVITDVNEYRLDLARKMGVTRAVNVAEQNLEEVMKELGMTEGFDVGLEMSGVPSAFSAMLKTMNYGGRIALLGIPPSSMAIDWNQVIFKGLVIKGIYGREMFETWYKMASLIQSGLDISPIITHHFKVDDFQKGFDIMRSGASGKVILDWQ; from the coding sequence ATGAAAATCAAAGCACTTTCAAAACTGAAACCAGAGCAGGGCATCTGGATGAACGAAGTGGACATGCCTGAGCTTGGCCACAACGACCTGCTGATCAAAATTAAGAAAACTGCCATTTGTGGCACTGACGTACACATTTATAACTGGGATGAGTGGTCACAAAAAACCATTCCAGTACCTATGGTGGTTGGCCACGAATACGTGGGTGAAGTGGTTGGCATTGGCCAAGAAGTGCGTGGCTTCCAAATTGGTGATCGCGTTTCTGGTGAAGGTCACATCACTTGTGGTCACTGTCGTAACTGCCGTGGCGGCCGTACGCATCTGTGTCGCAACACCATTGGTGTGGGCGTAAACCGCACTGGTTGTTTCTCTGAATATTTGGTGATCCCTGCGTTTAACGCATTCAAGATTCCAGATGGTATTTCAGATGATCTGGCGTCTATTTTTGACCCATTTGGTAACGCAGTGCATACCGCGCTTTCTTTCGACTTAGTAGGTGAAGATGTGTTGATCACCGGTGCTGGCCCCATCGGCATTATGGCAGCTGCTGTTGCGAAACACGTTGGTGCGCGCCATGTGGTGATCACCGATGTGAACGAATACCGCCTTGATTTAGCACGTAAAATGGGTGTAACTCGCGCTGTGAACGTTGCGGAACAAAACCTAGAAGAGGTGATGAAAGAGCTCGGCATGACCGAAGGCTTTGATGTGGGCTTAGAGATGTCTGGCGTACCAAGTGCGTTCAGTGCCATGCTGAAAACCATGAACTACGGTGGCCGCATCGCTCTGTTAGGTATTCCACCGTCATCCATGGCGATTGATTGGAACCAAGTGATCTTCAAAGGCCTTGTTATTAAAGGGATTTATGGAAGGGAAATGTTCGAAACTTGGTATAAGATGGCGAGCCTCATTCAATCGGGTCTCGATATCAGCCCAATTATCACTCACCATTTCAAAGTGGATGACTTCCAAAAAGGCTTCGACATCATGCGCAGCGGGGCTTCCGGCAAAGTTATCCTCGATTGGCAGTAA
- a CDS encoding helicase-related protein, with translation MDRFKEASFIIKSVNEYQLGTMDEPSFIKAICGYFDCIKKQNLTKSDLKFLKYISNMCGIPHYYDLMVGKFGHEDRINDFDLNTLSSSIYESTLYVDEKVKLHKYQKQVINLFNKDCNNRYFLSATTSFGKTFLIYEIIKKLEYKNVALIFPTIALLSENYERLFTNDSYRFFYDEFNIHTLSDVDDLDDDNKNIFIYTPERYLSFVDKYPDIKMDFVFVDEIYKIDNEYLIDTSNKENERDTAYRVALQNILSKTPDILLVGPYIKFPDKTSVTVNQSFNTFLNNNSFQIIDYNNYEIVNKSINVLHGRNNEIDSQLSIDLYGWGKNIGLKISKVYQEILNINENAIVYTRGAGTAEGYVKKSILAHVNNDNDKSDLLVKFINHLKSEFSFSDSWVIIEALENRVGIHHGLVPKYIQKEIINFFNQGDLDLLVSTTTITEGVNTSAKNLIVTNSRKGNKPLKTFDAKNIAGRAGRFLHHFSGRVIVLDKKFKDI, from the coding sequence GTGGATAGATTCAAAGAAGCCTCTTTTATCATAAAATCGGTAAACGAGTATCAATTAGGTACAATGGATGAACCAAGTTTTATAAAAGCTATTTGTGGTTATTTTGACTGTATAAAAAAACAGAATTTGACAAAATCAGACCTGAAATTTTTGAAGTACATATCAAATATGTGTGGAATCCCTCATTATTATGACTTAATGGTAGGTAAGTTTGGTCATGAGGACAGAATAAATGATTTTGATCTAAATACATTATCGTCGAGTATTTATGAAAGTACATTATATGTCGATGAGAAAGTGAAATTACATAAATATCAGAAGCAGGTTATTAATCTATTTAACAAAGATTGTAATAATAGGTATTTCCTTTCAGCAACAACATCCTTTGGTAAAACTTTTTTAATTTACGAAATAATCAAAAAGTTAGAGTACAAAAATGTTGCATTAATTTTCCCTACGATAGCTCTTCTATCAGAAAATTATGAAAGGCTATTTACCAATGACAGTTATCGTTTTTTTTATGATGAGTTTAATATCCACACTTTAAGTGATGTTGATGATCTTGATGATGATAATAAAAACATCTTTATCTATACTCCTGAACGATACTTATCTTTTGTTGATAAATACCCAGATATAAAGATGGATTTTGTTTTTGTTGATGAAATATACAAAATTGATAATGAATATCTAATTGATACATCAAATAAGGAAAATGAGAGAGATACTGCTTACCGAGTTGCGTTGCAAAATATTTTGTCAAAAACACCTGATATCTTACTCGTTGGACCGTATATAAAATTCCCTGACAAAACTAGCGTTACAGTTAATCAATCTTTTAATACTTTTCTCAATAACAATTCCTTCCAGATAATTGACTACAACAATTATGAAATAGTCAATAAAAGCATTAATGTTCTTCATGGTCGAAATAATGAAATTGACAGCCAGTTATCTATCGATCTCTATGGATGGGGTAAGAACATTGGCTTAAAAATTAGCAAGGTTTATCAAGAGATACTTAACATTAATGAAAATGCCATTGTTTATACCAGAGGTGCAGGGACCGCTGAAGGTTACGTTAAGAAATCTATTCTTGCACATGTCAATAATGACAATGACAAATCAGATTTACTCGTAAAATTTATTAACCATTTAAAATCGGAATTTTCATTTAGTGATTCATGGGTGATTATTGAAGCATTGGAAAACCGAGTTGGTATTCATCATGGCTTAGTTCCTAAATATATCCAAAAAGAAATAATAAATTTTTTCAATCAAGGTGACTTGGATTTATTAGTTTCTACGACAACAATTACCGAAGGTGTAAATACTTCAGCTAAAAACTTAATTGTAACAAACTCCCGCAAGGGAAATAAACCACTTAAAACATTTGATGCTAAGAATATTGCAGGTAGAGCAGGTCGTTTTTTACATCATTTTAGTGGGAGGGTGATTGTTTTAGATAAAAAATTTAAGGATATTTAA